A stretch of Gasterosteus aculeatus chromosome 4, fGasAcu3.hap1.1, whole genome shotgun sequence DNA encodes these proteins:
- the LOC120817306 gene encoding polyadenylate-binding protein-interacting protein 2, translating into MRDPRLSRETTTINTELVLNRVPEDDPFAEYMWMENEEEFNRQVEEELWEEEFMERCFQEMLEEEEQWEWFIPSRDLPQEVQELVMKSSLNPNAKEFTPGIQKHVM; encoded by the exons ATGAGGGACCCGAGACTCAGCCGCGAGACCACTACCATCAACACGGAGCTGGTTCTGAACCGCGTCCCCGAGGATGACCCGTTCGCTGAGTACATGTGGATGGAGAACGAGGAGGAGTTCAACCGGCAG gtggaggaggagctctgGGAGGAGGAGTTCATGGAGCGATGCTTCCaggagatgctggaggaagaggagcagtgggAGTGGTTCATCCCCTCCAGAGACCTCCCGCAGGAGGTCCAGGAGCTTGTG ATGAAAAGCAGTCTGAACCCTAACGCCAAGGAGTTCACGCCGGGTATCCAGAAACATGTCATGTGA